One part of the Vicia villosa cultivar HV-30 ecotype Madison, WI linkage group LG6, Vvil1.0, whole genome shotgun sequence genome encodes these proteins:
- the LOC131612419 gene encoding thioredoxin H-type-like: MAEEGEVIGVHSVEDWKKHMEKGNNSNNLIVVDFTASWCGPCRFIAPILAELAKKMLHVTFLKVDVDELNTVSQEWGVEAMPTFLFLKKGKLVDKLVGANKDELQLKIVKYGGEKYSRL; this comes from the exons ATGGCAGAAGAAGGAGAAGTGATAGGTGTTCACAGCGTGGAGGATTGGAAGAAACATATGGAGAAAGGAAATAACTCCAACAATCTG ATTGTTGTTGATTTTACTGCTTCTTGGTGTGGTCCATGCCGATTCATTGCACCAATTTTGGCAGAGCTTGCTAAAAAGATGCTACATGTCACCTTCCTTAAGGTTGATGTGGATGAATTGAAT ACTGTTTCTCAGGAGTGGGGAGTTGAAGCTATGCCAACATTCTTGTTCTTGAAAAAAGGAAAGTTAGTGGACAAGCTTGTGGGTGCTAACAAGGATGAGCTGCAACTGAAAATAGTCAAGTATGGAGGAGAAAAATATAGCCGTCTTTGA